Proteins found in one Terribacillus sp. DMT04 genomic segment:
- a CDS encoding LysE family transporter: MGSIFNYILLGISLSAPVGPVNAAQMEKGIRGGYLQSLSVGVGAMLADILYMLLVYLGFYHVIMIPVVQSFLYFFGSFVFLYLGVESVLKTRTLTRASMTAVAPLQGLRYGFLLALVNPISIMFWVGVYGSVLAKIVEHGEGNHLLLYTISIFVGVFLWDNIIALLSSSLRRFLSDKLLRGITLISGLSLLGFGVYFGYLGVLSVL; this comes from the coding sequence ATGGGAAGTATCTTTAATTATATCTTGTTAGGAATCAGTCTTTCGGCACCAGTCGGTCCAGTGAACGCCGCTCAGATGGAAAAAGGCATTCGAGGCGGCTATCTTCAAAGCCTGTCTGTCGGCGTTGGCGCAATGCTGGCAGATATCCTTTATATGCTGCTTGTGTATCTCGGGTTTTATCATGTAATCATGATCCCCGTTGTGCAGTCCTTCCTCTATTTCTTCGGAAGCTTTGTCTTCCTTTATTTAGGTGTGGAAAGTGTGCTCAAGACTCGGACACTAACACGTGCCAGTATGACAGCTGTGGCACCGCTTCAAGGTCTTCGCTATGGATTTTTGCTTGCACTCGTCAATCCAATTAGCATTATGTTCTGGGTTGGCGTTTACGGCTCTGTGTTAGCCAAAATTGTCGAGCATGGCGAAGGTAACCATTTATTATTGTATACAATCAGCATCTTCGTCGGTGTATTTCTTTGGGACAATATCATCGCCTTGCTTTCCAGCAGTTTACGCCGCTTCCTCAGTGATAAGCTGCTGCGCGGAATAACACTCATATCTGGTCTGTCATTACTTGGCTTTGGCGTGTATTTCGGCTATTTAGGCGTGCTTAGCGTTTTGTGA
- a CDS encoding sigma-70 family RNA polymerase sigma factor, with the protein MDIRSKDFDAILDQYKNMIHYHIHRMRVRDPHDEFLSEGIMALFLACKGYDETKGNFNSYVSRMIRYRLIDYLRKIIREQEKTDLIINEAHTQAAIQQELDFLEKEEFWQNVKRTLTDKQYKYVYWRFERKLPIKEIARIENTTVDAVKNWGREVKRKLKEQPFILECKNKK; encoded by the coding sequence ATGGATATCCGAAGTAAAGATTTTGACGCAATTCTTGACCAGTACAAAAACATGATTCACTACCACATCCACCGAATGCGAGTGCGAGATCCGCATGATGAGTTTTTATCAGAAGGTATTATGGCTTTATTCCTCGCCTGTAAAGGATATGATGAGACGAAAGGCAATTTTAACTCCTATGTAAGCAGAATGATCCGCTATCGATTGATTGACTACCTCAGAAAAATCATCCGCGAACAAGAAAAGACAGACCTCATTATTAATGAAGCCCACACCCAAGCAGCCATTCAGCAAGAATTGGATTTTCTGGAGAAAGAGGAATTCTGGCAAAACGTCAAACGTACATTAACTGATAAGCAGTATAAATATGTATACTGGCGGTTCGAGCGTAAGCTGCCAATAAAAGAAATTGCTCGTATTGAGAACACGACAGTTGATGCTGTGAAGAATTGGGGGCGTGAAGTGAAACGCAAACTCAAGGAACAGCCGTTTATATTGGAATGTAAGAATAAGAAATAA
- a CDS encoding UDP-glucose/GDP-mannose dehydrogenase family protein — MKKIAIVGTGYVGLVTGVALSDIGHDVTCVDIDETKVAKMNQGKSPIYEPGLSELMTKNIDKGNLHFTTDHSIAFRDAEAIYIAVGTPERADGSANLDFVQQVARDIAANVSDQGAVVVTKSTVPVGTNKLVKHWITEALDRDVAIEVVSNPEFLREGSAVYDTYNGDRIVIGAESAEAAELIETINKPFGVPVFRTDIESAEMIKYASNAFLAAKISFINEIGTICGKLGANIEDVAAGMGMDKRIGDKFLNAGIGYGGSCFPKDTKALIQIAGGVNHKFDLLESVINVNNKQQQLPLDIAQMVVRGGLEGKNVAMLGLAFKPNTDDMRESASIVLAHKLADLGANISAFDPIAMDNAKRLLPESVHYAASTEEALQNADVAFIVTEWDEFKDLPLTVFEQKMKQPIVIDGRNCYPLSYVETANIDYYSIGRPSVIRAGKSNQPAN; from the coding sequence ATGAAGAAAATTGCAATTGTTGGAACAGGATATGTAGGTTTAGTTACAGGAGTGGCGTTATCAGATATTGGTCATGATGTAACATGTGTGGATATCGATGAGACGAAAGTAGCTAAAATGAACCAGGGTAAATCTCCTATTTATGAGCCTGGCCTTTCCGAACTTATGACTAAAAATATTGATAAAGGCAATCTTCATTTCACAACAGATCACAGCATCGCTTTCCGGGATGCAGAGGCTATCTATATTGCGGTAGGCACGCCAGAACGAGCAGACGGTTCTGCGAATCTTGACTTTGTACAGCAAGTAGCAAGAGATATTGCTGCCAATGTATCAGATCAAGGAGCAGTTGTTGTTACAAAGAGTACGGTACCTGTTGGCACAAATAAACTTGTGAAGCATTGGATTACCGAAGCGCTTGATCGTGATGTAGCAATCGAAGTCGTTTCCAATCCTGAATTCCTTCGGGAAGGTTCTGCTGTTTATGATACATATAACGGAGACCGTATCGTAATTGGAGCGGAATCAGCAGAAGCAGCTGAATTAATTGAAACAATCAACAAACCATTCGGCGTACCTGTATTCCGTACCGATATCGAGAGTGCGGAGATGATCAAATATGCTTCCAATGCTTTCTTGGCGGCAAAGATTAGTTTTATCAACGAAATTGGTACCATTTGCGGCAAGCTTGGTGCGAATATTGAAGATGTAGCTGCAGGGATGGGAATGGACAAACGGATTGGTGATAAGTTCTTGAATGCAGGAATTGGCTACGGCGGTTCTTGTTTCCCGAAAGATACGAAAGCACTTATCCAGATTGCCGGCGGTGTGAATCACAAATTTGATTTGCTGGAATCTGTAATCAATGTTAACAACAAGCAGCAGCAGCTTCCGCTTGATATCGCACAAATGGTCGTTCGCGGCGGTTTGGAAGGCAAGAATGTAGCAATGCTTGGCTTAGCATTCAAACCGAACACAGATGATATGCGTGAATCAGCAAGTATCGTTTTGGCGCATAAATTGGCAGACCTTGGCGCAAACATTTCGGCATTTGATCCGATCGCCATGGACAATGCCAAACGTCTGCTTCCAGAATCTGTTCATTATGCTGCATCTACAGAAGAAGCACTGCAGAATGCAGATGTTGCGTTCATCGTCACAGAGTGGGATGAATTCAAAGATCTTCCGCTAACTGTTTTCGAACAAAAAATGAAGCAGCCGATCGTCATTGACGGCCGCAACTGCTACCCGCTCAGCTATGTAGAAACAGCGAATATTGATTATTACTCGATTGGACGTCCGTCTGTCATTCGTGCAGGCAAGTCCAATCAGCCAGCAAACTAA
- a CDS encoding amino acid permease, whose product MKWWQLSLIGIGCTIGTGYFLGSVIGIHLTGSSIVISFALAAAGTLIVFLSLAKMTASDPQEGSFCYYAGKAFGGWAALSCGWSYWCSNILIMGSQLTAISLLSKFWFENIPLWVFSAIYAALAIIVVLAGAKGFNKMENVFAVVKTAAITMFIILALLVLFGGISTESTYKPFQESFLHDGFKGLWASLIYAFYAFGGIEVIGLMAMQLKKKEEAAKAGTIMLIGLAIVYIISLLLACSLVGTHGFHTNESPFVTALEKTPLGFFPHVFNAAVIVAGFSTLCAALFAVTNLLVTLAKDKDAPQLFAKKLKYKDLPLASMLLAAVGLLASIITALLLPGKIYEYITTAAGLLLLYNWLFILASAWKNEDYKIGNKVVSVIGAVLLLAAISGTAVEAEVRPGLYASGGAIVLILLIGIWVKRKKSQNAKHA is encoded by the coding sequence ATGAAATGGTGGCAGCTGTCACTGATAGGGATTGGCTGTACCATCGGAACGGGATATTTTCTCGGTTCGGTAATTGGCATTCATTTAACTGGATCATCCATTGTTATTTCGTTCGCATTGGCAGCTGCTGGTACGCTTATTGTCTTTCTATCTCTTGCAAAAATGACAGCGAGTGACCCGCAGGAAGGATCATTTTGCTATTACGCCGGCAAAGCCTTTGGTGGCTGGGCTGCCTTAAGCTGCGGCTGGAGCTATTGGTGCTCCAATATCCTTATTATGGGCAGCCAGCTGACAGCGATATCACTGCTAAGTAAGTTTTGGTTTGAGAATATTCCGTTATGGGTCTTTTCCGCGATTTATGCTGCGCTGGCAATTATAGTTGTGCTTGCCGGCGCAAAAGGCTTCAACAAGATGGAGAATGTGTTTGCGGTCGTCAAGACAGCTGCTATCACGATGTTTATCATCTTGGCTCTGCTTGTCTTATTCGGCGGTATCTCGACAGAGTCAACATACAAACCGTTTCAGGAATCATTTCTGCATGATGGCTTCAAAGGTTTATGGGCTAGCTTGATCTACGCGTTTTATGCGTTCGGCGGAATTGAGGTTATCGGACTGATGGCAATGCAGCTGAAGAAGAAAGAAGAAGCAGCCAAAGCAGGTACAATCATGCTGATAGGTCTTGCCATAGTGTATATCATTTCCCTGCTCCTGGCATGCAGTTTAGTCGGTACACATGGTTTTCATACAAATGAAAGCCCGTTTGTTACGGCACTTGAGAAAACACCGCTCGGATTTTTCCCGCATGTGTTTAATGCGGCGGTCATTGTTGCAGGATTCTCCACGCTCTGTGCGGCTCTATTCGCTGTCACCAATTTATTAGTGACGTTAGCGAAAGACAAAGACGCACCGCAGCTCTTTGCGAAAAAATTAAAATATAAAGACTTGCCCCTGGCGAGTATGCTGCTTGCTGCAGTCGGGTTACTCGCCAGTATTATTACGGCATTGTTATTGCCCGGGAAAATATATGAGTACATTACCACGGCAGCTGGTTTGCTGCTGCTGTACAACTGGCTGTTCATTCTGGCGTCAGCTTGGAAAAATGAGGACTATAAAATTGGTAATAAAGTGGTGTCTGTCATCGGTGCTGTCTTGCTGCTAGCGGCTATTAGCGGAACAGCCGTGGAAGCGGAAGTGCGACCAGGCTTATATGCAAGCGGCGGCGCGATTGTGTTGATTTTACTTATAGGTATATGGGTGAAACGCAAGAAATCACAAAACGCTAAGCACGCCTAA
- a CDS encoding LuxR C-terminal-related transcriptional regulator, with protein MTERKSTWNQMAHTGAIGRMHIERIKPDSVWNNLETCKLTTVTAPSGYGKTTILKEWAAKTNLDVGWVSLGEEDIQRVAFWKKVIVHMPGLPEQERINLLDIIQSTSFSPTHFIATLCACLRTYQESGALIIDDFHLMTDSSELDELITFIEEMPDTYHIIVSGQSFSGVSLKRLLRHQQVLQITKQDLVFTTEELQHYIVTYLHREPSEEEVANIMQQTKGWPAGLQLVHMYEHLREDYTDLQFSNVTVARQLIQEIVYSLSENEQHYLLCSAVLNTMHIRLCDHLAGTRRGRVIIRRLKTQGLLVEGQEGTGWFSLNRHLRNYLREMLDMQDLIDVKELYKRASDWYETQQTLVMAIHYASKAGDQELLKRLIIKAAPSLLQEGRIAQLQEWISILPRKYMYQLELGIIYGWVVCFRFQPELAERQAHMMEEQLLRRELQLTEEEEKRYFTDVYTLKTFISILQDDAKSTLNNANKALVYSPITSRYFSHSFDYNRHDATILHSTIGGGGDLRSVYRLFESLAPKITKESVFSGYYNICLAEIAYEWGQPGKAKRHLDVALMIADLFGLPGLLVPVYLLKARLEIEQQGNAQAAKATLHALKDMLTTSNAPSDWFKKAEAARIQIAIQQKDENRIRNWLSLFVLQELPVQQKSLYEYVTLVHAYAALDERETALRYIKKLMPFVKFGGRISVEIDLLVTQAVLLYTEDKEAAFASLKQALRLSVDSKYLRTYWLGGETVRDMIEELIRLEEIPKKQIKYIEQILAYWSNDTQNQRLQSKLTKRELQLVYQLQLGKRNNEIAQELTLSLGTVKVYFHRIYDKLGVKNRKQAKEIAAGLDYSEIL; from the coding sequence ATGACGGAACGAAAATCTACTTGGAATCAAATGGCACACACAGGCGCTATTGGACGGATGCACATTGAACGGATTAAGCCTGACAGTGTATGGAACAATCTTGAAACTTGTAAGCTGACAACGGTGACTGCTCCTTCCGGATATGGCAAGACGACGATTTTAAAGGAATGGGCGGCCAAGACCAATTTAGATGTAGGGTGGGTCAGCTTAGGAGAAGAAGATATTCAGCGCGTCGCCTTTTGGAAGAAAGTAATTGTACATATGCCGGGTTTGCCGGAACAAGAACGAATAAACTTACTGGATATTATCCAGAGCACCTCCTTTTCGCCAACCCATTTCATTGCGACGCTTTGTGCGTGTCTTCGTACGTATCAAGAGAGTGGTGCACTAATCATTGATGACTTTCATCTGATGACAGATTCCTCAGAGTTAGATGAATTAATCACTTTTATTGAAGAGATGCCAGATACATATCATATCATTGTCTCGGGACAGTCTTTTTCAGGGGTATCACTCAAGCGACTGCTGCGTCATCAGCAAGTACTGCAAATTACCAAGCAAGATCTTGTTTTCACTACAGAAGAATTGCAGCATTATATCGTAACCTATCTTCACCGAGAGCCATCTGAAGAGGAAGTAGCGAACATCATGCAGCAGACAAAAGGCTGGCCTGCGGGGCTGCAGTTAGTTCACATGTATGAGCATCTGCGTGAAGATTACACTGATTTACAATTTTCTAATGTGACGGTAGCACGTCAGCTGATTCAGGAAATTGTGTATAGTTTATCGGAAAATGAGCAGCATTATTTGCTTTGTTCTGCTGTGCTCAATACAATGCATATTCGCTTGTGTGATCACCTTGCAGGTACAAGGCGCGGGCGTGTCATCATTAGACGATTGAAGACACAAGGACTCCTCGTTGAGGGACAAGAAGGAACGGGTTGGTTTAGCTTAAATAGGCATCTACGCAACTATTTAAGAGAGATGCTTGATATGCAAGATCTTATTGATGTCAAGGAACTTTATAAACGGGCAAGTGACTGGTATGAAACACAGCAGACATTGGTTATGGCCATTCATTATGCCTCAAAGGCTGGTGATCAGGAACTGCTGAAGCGGTTGATAATTAAAGCGGCTCCTAGTCTTCTGCAAGAAGGTCGTATAGCGCAGCTGCAGGAATGGATCAGCATACTTCCGCGCAAGTATATGTATCAGCTGGAGCTTGGCATCATTTATGGATGGGTCGTTTGCTTCCGTTTTCAGCCAGAGCTGGCTGAGCGGCAAGCACATATGATGGAGGAGCAGCTGCTCCGTCGGGAACTGCAGCTGACGGAAGAGGAAGAGAAGCGATATTTCACCGATGTGTATACATTGAAGACGTTCATTTCGATACTGCAGGATGATGCGAAGAGTACACTTAACAATGCCAATAAGGCACTTGTGTATAGCCCGATTACGAGCAGATATTTCTCTCATTCGTTTGATTACAATCGTCATGACGCGACGATCTTGCATTCTACCATTGGCGGTGGAGGGGACTTGCGTTCTGTTTATCGTCTATTTGAAAGCTTAGCACCAAAAATCACAAAAGAATCTGTATTCAGCGGATACTACAATATCTGTTTAGCGGAGATTGCGTATGAATGGGGGCAACCCGGAAAAGCAAAGCGTCACTTGGATGTTGCACTCATGATTGCGGACTTGTTTGGCCTTCCAGGTTTGCTCGTTCCTGTTTATCTATTAAAGGCGCGTTTGGAGATAGAGCAGCAAGGAAATGCACAAGCAGCAAAAGCGACACTGCATGCACTAAAAGATATGCTTACAACGAGCAATGCGCCGTCCGATTGGTTTAAAAAAGCAGAAGCTGCGCGTATCCAGATTGCTATTCAGCAAAAAGATGAAAACAGAATAAGAAATTGGCTGTCGTTATTTGTACTCCAAGAGCTGCCGGTCCAACAGAAAAGCTTGTATGAATATGTCACCCTTGTCCATGCTTATGCGGCATTAGATGAAAGGGAAACTGCGCTTCGTTACATCAAAAAGTTGATGCCTTTCGTAAAATTTGGAGGGCGGATAAGCGTGGAAATTGACCTGCTTGTTACACAGGCTGTGTTGTTGTATACAGAAGATAAAGAAGCAGCTTTCGCATCACTCAAACAAGCGTTGCGACTTAGTGTGGATTCTAAATATTTGCGTACGTACTGGCTAGGCGGAGAAACAGTACGAGACATGATTGAAGAGCTGATCCGATTAGAAGAAATACCAAAAAAACAAATCAAATACATCGAACAAATTCTTGCCTACTGGTCAAACGACACGCAAAATCAACGGCTGCAAAGTAAGCTGACAAAACGAGAATTGCAGCTTGTTTATCAGCTGCAGTTAGGAAAACGTAACAATGAGATAGCACAAGAGCTGACATTATCACTTGGCACAGTGAAGGTTTACTTCCATCGTATTTACGATAAACTTGGGGTTAAAAATCGCAAACAGGCAAAGGAAATTGCAGCAGGTTTAGATTATTCTGAGATATTGTAA
- a CDS encoding helix-turn-helix domain-containing protein, whose amino-acid sequence MVNEYSVVMRLLQEAYPIHIVYEQTQTCASPCLMKDKFGYTFLLPLLQDGEVTGTLRLTMANGQDVTGDTLTAIGSVAYYMFYQRELDRSKLHAQPDDQPLVQAAENRQNVTYHHYPYMEEKVFACIRAGRPDLVREQLDHFPEGLQGKLARQNELRSQKNLAITVITLATRAAIDAALPSELAFTMSDMYIQQIEDQKTSASIINLEIEAMCTFAARVRERKAGAYSRKIAHCIHYMYQNIYETLNLEQLADMLQMNATYLSSCFKREVGMPIRTYIQQLRIEEAKLLLRLTDHQLLYIGSLLHFHDQSYFTKVFKKHTGLTPRQYREQT is encoded by the coding sequence ATGGTAAACGAATATAGCGTTGTCATGCGGCTGCTTCAAGAAGCATATCCGATACATATTGTTTATGAGCAAACACAAACATGCGCTTCTCCTTGCTTGATGAAGGACAAGTTTGGTTATACTTTCTTGCTTCCACTTTTGCAAGATGGAGAAGTAACAGGTACTTTGCGGCTCACAATGGCCAATGGGCAGGACGTTACAGGTGACACCTTAACGGCGATTGGCTCCGTTGCGTATTACATGTTCTATCAACGTGAACTCGATCGCAGCAAATTACATGCACAACCGGACGATCAGCCACTTGTTCAAGCTGCAGAGAATAGACAGAATGTAACGTATCACCACTATCCTTATATGGAGGAGAAAGTCTTTGCGTGTATTCGAGCAGGCCGGCCGGATTTAGTGCGAGAACAGCTTGATCATTTTCCAGAAGGATTACAAGGAAAGCTTGCCAGACAAAATGAATTACGCAGCCAAAAGAACTTAGCGATTACAGTGATTACATTAGCGACGAGAGCTGCTATTGACGCAGCTCTGCCATCTGAACTTGCATTTACGATGAGTGATATGTATATCCAGCAAATTGAGGACCAAAAAACGAGTGCCTCTATTATAAATCTGGAAATAGAAGCGATGTGCACGTTCGCGGCAAGAGTGCGTGAACGAAAAGCAGGCGCTTATTCCCGAAAGATTGCTCATTGTATCCACTACATGTATCAAAACATTTACGAAACACTTAACCTAGAGCAGCTAGCAGATATGCTGCAAATGAATGCAACATACTTATCGTCCTGCTTCAAACGAGAAGTGGGCATGCCAATACGCACTTATATTCAGCAGCTGCGGATTGAAGAAGCAAAGCTACTGTTGCGATTAACAGATCATCAGCTGCTTTACATCGGTTCACTGCTTCATTTTCATGACCAAAGCTATTTCACAAAAGTATTCAAAAAACATACTGGTCTTACACCGCGGCAATACCGGGAGCAGACATAA
- a CDS encoding glycoside hydrolase family 1 protein: MAEVKKVFPDGFLWGGAVAANQLEGAHQADGKGLSTADVSPNGIMYPASEDPSELNLYHKGIDFYHRYKEDLALFAELGFKCFRTSIAWTRIFPNGNEAEPNEAGLQFYDNLFDEMRKHNIEPVVTISHYEMPLHLVKQYGGWRDRKVIDFYEKFARTVLERYKGKVKYWMTFNEINVVLHAPFTGGGLQFEEGENKLNSMYQAAHHQFVASALAVKASHEINPEAQIGCMIASMTTYPLTPNPDDVFAALEQDRKTLQFSDVQVRGFYPGYMKRYFKEHDISFHIAEGDEELMKKHTVDYIGFSYYMTFIATTDEAKLKEAAEGNLMTGVRNPYLKASDWGWQIDPKGLRTTLNTLYDRYQKPLFIVENGLGAYDQVEEDGSIQDDYRIDYLRAHMEQMREAVADGVDLIGYTAWGPIDLVSASKAELSKRYGFIYVDRDNEGNGTLERKKKKSFDWYQRVIATNGQDLS; encoded by the coding sequence ATGGCAGAAGTGAAGAAAGTATTTCCTGACGGATTCCTATGGGGCGGTGCCGTCGCGGCCAACCAGCTGGAAGGTGCTCATCAAGCGGACGGTAAAGGTTTGTCTACGGCAGATGTTTCACCAAACGGCATCATGTACCCAGCATCAGAAGATCCAAGCGAACTGAATCTCTATCATAAGGGAATCGATTTTTATCATCGCTATAAAGAGGATCTAGCTTTATTTGCGGAACTTGGCTTCAAATGCTTCCGTACATCAATCGCCTGGACACGTATTTTCCCGAATGGCAATGAAGCGGAACCAAATGAAGCAGGCTTGCAGTTTTATGATAATCTATTCGACGAAATGCGCAAACATAACATCGAGCCAGTTGTGACAATCTCGCATTACGAAATGCCGCTTCATCTTGTGAAGCAGTATGGCGGCTGGCGTGACCGTAAAGTAATTGATTTTTATGAGAAGTTCGCACGTACAGTCCTGGAGCGTTACAAAGGCAAAGTAAAGTATTGGATGACATTTAATGAAATCAATGTTGTCTTGCACGCACCGTTCACTGGCGGCGGCTTACAGTTTGAAGAAGGCGAAAACAAGCTGAATAGTATGTATCAAGCTGCGCATCACCAATTTGTTGCTAGCGCACTAGCGGTAAAAGCATCTCATGAAATCAATCCAGAAGCACAAATTGGCTGTATGATTGCATCGATGACCACGTACCCGCTGACGCCAAATCCGGATGATGTGTTCGCAGCATTAGAGCAGGACCGCAAAACATTGCAGTTCTCGGATGTGCAAGTGCGCGGCTTCTACCCTGGCTATATGAAGCGCTACTTCAAAGAGCATGATATCAGCTTCCACATTGCAGAAGGCGATGAGGAATTAATGAAAAAGCACACAGTTGATTATATTGGCTTTAGTTATTATATGACATTTATTGCCACTACGGATGAAGCGAAGCTGAAAGAAGCAGCTGAAGGGAACTTGATGACCGGCGTTAGAAATCCTTATTTGAAAGCTTCGGACTGGGGCTGGCAAATTGATCCAAAGGGATTGCGTACGACGCTGAATACACTGTATGACCGTTATCAAAAGCCATTGTTTATTGTCGAAAACGGACTTGGTGCGTATGATCAGGTAGAAGAGGACGGCAGTATTCAGGATGATTATCGTATCGATTATTTGCGAGCGCATATGGAACAAATGCGTGAAGCAGTCGCGGATGGTGTCGATTTAATCGGGTATACTGCTTGGGGACCAATTGACCTAGTCAGCGCCTCCAAGGCAGAGTTAAGTAAACGATATGGTTTTATCTATGTGGACCGGGATAATGAAGGAAATGGCACACTGGAAAGAAAGAAAAAGAAGAGTTTTGATTGGTATCAGCGTGTTATTGCGACGAATGGACAAGATTTATCATAA
- a CDS encoding ROK family protein gives MYVVVDIGGTLVKAALMDRSGKIIKKETRPASRENIEAFDTILYAAIDSLYSEDVRGIAVSTPGAVDVETGIIYNGGSFPFQHRVNLQKKLADKYGVTVAVENDGRCAALAELWLGSIKGKQDAVVLVLGSGVGGGIILDGKLRHGKNLLAGEMSYIMQAVEPESNKADFFGASGSAVRMIHSINKQKEWSDISDGKKAFAFILAGDEDANTIFDTFCFHIAAQIINLQYILDPEVISIGGGISAQPIVVERIQQAVDELKQVNPMHVAKPRIVCCHYQSDANLYGALYHYLLQYEKTGGK, from the coding sequence ATGTACGTAGTTGTAGATATAGGCGGTACGTTAGTCAAGGCTGCCTTAATGGACAGAAGCGGGAAAATCATCAAAAAAGAGACACGTCCAGCTTCCAGGGAAAATATCGAGGCATTTGACACTATTTTATATGCGGCGATTGATAGCTTGTACAGCGAAGACGTTCGAGGCATTGCGGTAAGTACGCCAGGAGCGGTTGATGTGGAGACCGGCATTATTTATAACGGCGGTTCGTTCCCGTTTCAGCATCGGGTGAACTTGCAGAAAAAACTGGCTGACAAATACGGTGTCACCGTGGCGGTGGAGAATGACGGTCGCTGTGCGGCGTTGGCAGAGTTATGGCTGGGCAGCATTAAAGGGAAACAAGATGCTGTCGTGCTCGTCTTAGGCAGCGGAGTAGGCGGCGGTATCATTTTGGATGGCAAGCTGCGTCATGGCAAAAATCTGCTAGCAGGAGAAATGAGTTATATCATGCAAGCGGTGGAGCCTGAATCGAACAAAGCCGATTTTTTTGGAGCAAGCGGTTCTGCTGTACGAATGATTCATAGCATCAATAAGCAAAAAGAATGGTCAGATATCTCAGATGGGAAAAAGGCATTTGCGTTTATTCTGGCAGGCGATGAAGATGCGAATACGATATTTGATACGTTTTGTTTCCATATTGCTGCGCAGATTATCAATTTGCAGTACATACTTGATCCAGAAGTCATTAGTATCGGCGGCGGTATTAGCGCGCAGCCCATCGTCGTCGAACGTATCCAGCAGGCAGTGGATGAGCTGAAACAAGTTAATCCCATGCATGTAGCAAAGCCGCGTATTGTCTGCTGTCATTATCAAAGCGATGCCAATTTATATGGAGCACTGTACCACTACTTATTACAATACGAAAAAACAGGAGGAAAATAA